The proteins below are encoded in one region of Juglans microcarpa x Juglans regia isolate MS1-56 chromosome 4D, Jm3101_v1.0, whole genome shotgun sequence:
- the LOC121260800 gene encoding very-long-chain (3R)-3-hydroxyacyl-CoA dehydratase PASTICCINO 2A-like encodes MAAQFLLLLRRLYLTLYNWTVLFGWLKVLFLAVQTLRESGHEHVYDAVQRTLQLAQTAALLEIIHGLVGLVRSPISATLPQIGSRLYLTWGILWSFPQTQSHVLVTSLVISWSITEIIRYSFFGMKEALGFAPSWLLWLRYSTFLLLYPTGIASEVGLIYVALPYIKASEKYCIRMPNQWNFAFDYFYGTIVALGIYVPGSPHMYSYMLAQRKRALSKSKRE; translated from the exons atggCTGCTCAGTTTTTGTTGCTCCTCAGACGCCTATACCTCACTCTTTACAATTGGACCGTCCTCTTCGGATG GCTTAAAGTCTTGTTCCTTGCTGTCCAGACACTCAGGGAGTCCGGCCATGAACACGTTTACGATGCCGTCCAACGAACGCTTCAGCTCGCTCAAACCGCCGCCCTCTTGGAG ATTATTCATGGTCTAGTGG GCCTGGTGAGATCTCCGATATCAGCAACACTGCCACAGATTGGTTCCAGGTTGTATTTGACGTGGGGTATCTTGTGGAGTTTCCCTCAG ACTCAGAGTCACGTACTTGTGACCTCCCTGGTGATCAGCTGGTCCATCACCGAG ATTATTCGGTATTCTTTCTTTGGGATGAAGGAGGCGCTTGGTTTTGCACCTTCATGGCTCTTGTGGCTCAG GTATAGCACCTTTTTGTTGTTGTATCCGACTGGTATTGCTAGTGAAGTTGGTCTAATATATGTTGCCCTGCCTTACATCAAG GCATCTGAAAAGTACTGTATAAGGATGCCAAACCAGTGGAACTTCGCTTTTGATTACTTCTATGGCACAATTGTTGCCCTCGGAATTTATGTGCCAG GCAGTCCTCACATGTACAGCTATATGCTTGCGCAGAGAAAGAGAGCTCTCTCAAAATCCAAAAGGGAGTAG